Proteins from one Patagioenas fasciata isolate bPatFas1 chromosome 6, bPatFas1.hap1, whole genome shotgun sequence genomic window:
- the LOC139828329 gene encoding ral guanine nucleotide dissociation stimulator-like 1: protein MAEELEISGPEEFSLFQEDLVAEQLTYMDATLFQNVVPHHCLGCIWSRRDKKENKQLAQSIRATISQFNAVTNCVLSTILESKELKTQQRAKILEKWIRIARQCRVLNNFSSLKAIVSALQSTSVYRLKKTWACVPKDTMLMFEELSEIFSDSDNFAMSRELLMKVGISLSCQLMISTKAELSPGATQGTVPYLGTFLTDLVMLDTALQDYLEGGLINFEKRRREFEVIAQIKLLQSSCNSYCMAADEKFVQWFRRQRHLSDEESFHLSREIEAAPDKSTASGRAQKSVVKRKCPGSVTPIPSKEVPPVLPLYNQQSGDSCIIRTSVEEDRSGNIYRSILLSNQEKAPAVIQRAMEKHNLQSGSAEDYELVQIISADKELAIPPKANVFYAMNTQANFDFVLRRKAAAQEEPALHGL, encoded by the exons atggccg aggaactggagatcagcggcccagaagaattctcattgttccaagaagacctggtggcagaacagctgacatacatggacgcg acactcttccagaacgttgtgccccaccactgcctgggctgcatctggtcccgaagggacaagaaggagaacaaacagctggcacagagcatcagagccaccatctcgcagttcaacgccgtcaccaactgcgtgctcagcaccatcctggagagcaaagaactaaagacacagcagcgagcgaagatcttggagaagtggatccgtatcgcacgt caatgtagggtcctgaacaacttttcgtctctaaaggccatcgtttccgccttgcagtccacctcggtttatcgcctgaagaagacctgggcctgcgttccaaa ggacacaatgctgatgttcgaggagctttcagaaatcttctccgactctgacaactttgcgatgagcagggagctgctgatgaaggtgggaattagcttgagttgccagcTTATGATCTCaaccaaagccgagctcagccct ggagccacacaaggcacggtaccttacctgggtaccttcctaacagaccttgtcatgctggacacagcccttcaggactatctcgag ggcggcctgatcaattttgagaagcggcgaagg gagtttgaagtaatcgcacaaattaagctgttgcagtcctcatgtaacagctattgcatggcagcagatgagaaattcgtgcagtggtttaggaggcagcggcatttaagtgatgaggagag tttccatctgtcacgtgaaatcgaagcaGCTCCTGACAAGAGCACCGcatcgggcagagctcagaagagcgtggtgaagaga aagtgccccggctccgtgactcccattccatcaaaagaagtgccgccagtcctgcccctctacaaccagcagagcggagacagctgcatcatccgcaccagcgtagaagaggacagaagcggcaacatctacaggagcatcctg ctgagtaaccaagagaaggctcctgctgtcatccagcgagccatggagaagcacaacctgcagtctggctcggctgaggattacgagctggtccagatcatctccgcggacaaag agctggccatcccacccaaggcgaacgtgttctacgccatgaacacccaggccaacttcgacttcgtcctgagaagaaaagctgcagcacaggaggagcccgcacttcatggattgtaa